Below is a genomic region from Azoarcus sp. KH32C.
AGATCATCGGCTTGAGCGTCGATAGCGTCGCCGACCACGAACGTTGGTCGAAGGACATCGAAGAAACGCAGGGCCATCGCGTCAACTACCCGATGATCGGCGACCCGGATCTGAAGGTCGCGAAGCTCTACGACATGATCCATCCGAACGCCACCGGGACCGCGAAGGAACGCACCGCCGCGGACAACATGACGGTGCGGTCAGTGTTCGTCATCGGCCCGGACAAGAAGATCAAGCTGATGCTGACCTACCCGATGAGCACCGGCCGCAACTTCGACGAAGTGCTGCGCGTGCTCGACTCGATCCAGCTCACGGCCAAGCACAAGGTCGCCACCCCGGTGAACTGGAAGCCCGGCGAGGACGTGATCATCGTCCCGGCCGTTTCCGACGAAGAAGCGAGGACCCGCTTCCCAGACGGTTGGCGGGCGCCCAAGCCCTACATGCGGATCGTGCCGCAGCCTAAGTAAGCTGTTTCACTTTCCCCGGAATCAGCGCTTGCCGTGACCGGGGATAGTGCTATACCAAAAGCAATTCCTCATCGGGTTGTCCTGCCCCCGGCCGCGCCGCGAATGATCTGTCGCTCAGGCGCGGCGGTCCTCTTTTGGGTCCGCTGTCGTCTTCACTCTCTGCCGCCCGCTGGGGGCACTCCGTTTCCCCCGTCGCGGACCACCCCGGGGAACGGCTCCGAACCACGTCCGCGTTAGGAGACCGACATGGCCAAATACGTCGTATTGCTGAATTGGACGGAACAAGGCGTCCGCAACGTGAAGGACACCGTCAAGCGCGCCGCGGCGGCCCGCCACGCTTTCGAAGCGTTCGGCGTGCGCATGACCGACATATCCTGGACGCTCGGCCAGTATGACGTCGTGGCGACGCTCGAAGCGCCCGACGACGAAGCCGCGACCCGCGCCGGACTCGCCCTGGGAATGCAGGGCAATGTGCGTTCGACGACCCTGCGCGCCTTCACCGAGAAAGAAATGAGCGCGATCATCAGCTCGCTGCCGTAAGCAGTGAATCCGGGACAAATCGGGAAAGGAGCATTATCATGACATTGGCGA
It encodes:
- a CDS encoding peroxiredoxin → MALRLGDEAPDFSAATTQGTINFHEWIGDGWAILFSHPKDFTPVCTTELGYMAGLQAEFAKRNTKIIGLSVDSVADHERWSKDIEETQGHRVNYPMIGDPDLKVAKLYDMIHPNATGTAKERTAADNMTVRSVFVIGPDKKIKLMLTYPMSTGRNFDEVLRVLDSIQLTAKHKVATPVNWKPGEDVIIVPAVSDEEARTRFPDGWRAPKPYMRIVPQPK
- a CDS encoding GYD domain-containing protein translates to MAKYVVLLNWTEQGVRNVKDTVKRAAAARHAFEAFGVRMTDISWTLGQYDVVATLEAPDDEAATRAGLALGMQGNVRSTTLRAFTEKEMSAIISSLP